The DNA segment CCCCGTACGAAACGCCGATGGCCAGCGACACCAACGTGGCGACTAAACCGACGATCAGCGAAATGCGGGCGCCCCAAAACAGCCGGGCCAGCAGGTCGCGTCCCAGCTCGTCACGGCCCATGAGGCTGTTAAGTGACCATTTGCCGAACAGTTTTATACGGAGCTTGACCAGCCAGCGATTGAAACCGTTGATGTCGCCGAATTGTTTGTTGACCCAATCGGCGGCGGGAGCGTTGTCGGCTGTGCTGGGTTGGTCGACTTTTATCGATTCGATCCACAGCGGCCTGGCCGTGGGTGAAGCGAAGCTGATGCTGGTATCGACGGCGTAGGGGGATTGCAGCGGCAACAGTGGGGTTAGAAACGCCAACCCGGAAATCACGAGCAAAAAAGCGAGCGAGGCCACAGCCACACGATTTCGCCGCAACCGCCGCCACGCATCGCGCGCCAACGAAACGCCGTGAATCTGCTCGGCTTCTTTGAGCAGTGTGGCGTAACGGTTGAGCTCGGATGAAGTATCAGGCATACTAAATTACCGCAGAGGACGCAAAGGAACGCAGAGGAAGAAATACATGAGGGAAGCAGGAAGGCAGGAATTCAGGAAGGAAAATCGACTCCATTTGCATAAATTCCTTCAAATCAACTCATTCCTGGATTCCTGGCTTCTTTATAAACATTTTTTCTCTGCGGGCCTCTGCGACCTCTGCGGTTTAATTGGCTTCTCAATTCAGTTTCACGCGCGGGTCGAGGGCGGTGTAGGCTACATCGACGGCGGTATTCATCACATACAACAGCACGGTGTAGAGCATCACTAAACCCATGGCCACGGTGTAATCGCGCTGCGTGGCCGATTGGACAAAGTGGTAGCCCAGGCCGGGAATGGCGAAGACGTATTCGATGACGACGGAGCCGGTTAGAATGCCCGCCACGGCCGGCCCCAGGAACGAAACCACCGGCAGCATGGCGCCTTTCATGGCGTGGCGGAGCACGACGGCGCGGGTCATCAAGCCCTTGGCGTACGCGGTGCGGATGTAATCCTGATGCAACACGTCGAGCATGCCGGTGCGCACCAGCCGGGCAATTTCAGCGGCGAAGGTCGCGCCCAAACACACGGCTGGCAGCACCAATTGCAGGGGCGAGCCCCAGCCACCGGCTGGAAACACGGGCCAGATGAAAACCAGTAAAATAATCAACAGCCCAGCGATCACAAAATTCGGCACGGCAATGCCGATAGTGGCCAGCAACATTAGCGAAAAATCGAGCAGTCCGCCGCGGCGCACCGCGGAAACAATGCCGGCGGTTAATCCCAGCGCCAAGGCGAACGCCAACGCCAACACGCCCAGCGTGGCGGAAACGGGAAAGCCGGCGGCGATGACTTCCTTGACGGAGAAATCGCCCATTTTGAAGCTCAGCCCGAAATCGGCGTGCAAGTATTTGTTCAGTTCGATGAGATATTGTTGCCACACGGGCAAATCGAGATTGTAGCGGGCTTCGATGGCTTCCTTGATTCCGATAGGGGGCTGACGCTCGCTGCTGAACGGGCCGCCAGGAACGGCGTGCATCAAGAAAAACGTGACGGTGAACACGGCCCACAAAGTGCCGATCATCCACAGCAGGCGGCGGAGTAAAAACCAAATCACCCGCGACCTCCCTGCTGCAAGAATTTCTTCTTTTCATCCTGGTCGATCCAAATCGTATCCAGGGGGTGCAAATCGAGCAGGTTGGGATAAAAGCCGTGCACGTAAGGTCGGATCATGTTTCGCGAAACACGGTAGTAGATGGGAAAGATTGGCATTTCGTCCAT comes from the Pirellulales bacterium genome and includes:
- a CDS encoding ABC transporter permease; this translates as MIWFLLRRLLWMIGTLWAVFTVTFFLMHAVPGGPFSSERQPPIGIKEAIEARYNLDLPVWQQYLIELNKYLHADFGLSFKMGDFSVKEVIAAGFPVSATLGVLALAFALALGLTAGIVSAVRRGGLLDFSLMLLATIGIAVPNFVIAGLLIILLVFIWPVFPAGGWGSPLQLVLPAVCLGATFAAEIARLVRTGMLDVLHQDYIRTAYAKGLMTRAVVLRHAMKGAMLPVVSFLGPAVAGILTGSVVIEYVFAIPGLGYHFVQSATQRDYTVAMGLVMLYTVLLYVMNTAVDVAYTALDPRVKLN